The sequence below is a genomic window from Halomonas halophila.
GTTCCAGTAGTGGCCGTTCAGGGTGCGCGACAGCAGCAGGGTGTCCGCCGGCGGCTGCAGGCGATCCATGGCCGCCCACACCCGCGGGCTCAGCTCGCGCAGCCGGCGGTGCACGCGTACGTCGCCGAAGTCCTGGATGCCGGGGGCGAACAGCGGGCCCACGGCCTCGGCGGCCTCGCGGTAGAGCGCCAGGGGCGCGCCCTCCCCCTGGCGACCGCCCAGCTCGAGCATCGCCGCATCCATGGCCATGGGGTCCGCGGCCAGGGTGGCCTCGAGCAGACGCATCATCGCCGACAGCCGCTCACGGGGCACCGGGATGACGGCGCCGAAGTCATAGATCACCAGCCGACCCTCGTCATCGGCGGCGAAGTTGCCGGCATGAGGATCGGCGTGCAGTTCGCCGAAGGTGAACAGCTCCTCGGTCAGCCAGTCGGCCAGGGTCGTGGCCACCCGCTGACGCACGGCGTCGTCGGCATCCTCCAGCTCGCGCAGCGGCGTGCCCGCCACGTGGCGCATCGCCAGCACATGGGGCCCGCAGAGATCGGTCAGCGGCTCGGGGATCACCAGCGAGTCGAGATGCGCATAGCGCGCCCGGTAACCCGCCAGGTGCTCGGCCTCGGCCCGGTAGTCCAGCTCGTCGCGCAGGCCGGCGGCGAGCTCCTCGAACAGCGCATCGAGGCGCGCCTGGGGCACCTTGAACCAGCGTCCCAGACGCATCAGGCGACGCAGCTGGGCGAGATCGCCCTCCAGCACCTCGGCGAGGCCGGGGTACTGCACCTTGAGCACCACCGTCTCGCCATCTCGGGTCACCGCCCGGTGCACCTGGCCCATGGAGGCACTGGCGAAGGGCGCGGTCTCGACCTCGGCGAAGACCGCCTCCAGGTCGCCGTACTGCGCCTCGAGCGTGCCCTGAATGGACTCCCAGGGCATCGGCGTGGCCTGGCGCTGCAGCCGGGCCAGCTCGTCGGCCAGCTCCGGCGGCAGCAGATCATCCCACTGGGACATCACCTGGGCCAGCTTCATGGCCGGCCCCTTGAGCTCGGAGAGCCCCTCGAACAGCGCCTCGCCGAGGGCACGCCAGTCGGCCTGCCCGCTCAGTCGGGTACGCAGCAGTGCCCCGCCGGTACGAGTGCCCAGGCCCAGCAGGCGCCGTGTGCGGCCGCGTTCACGCATCTATCACGCCCTCCGATAAAGTGTGACAAGCATTGTACAGCGCCGCCCCATCTTACCCCTGGCGGCCCGTGGTAAATACTGTAAGAATTCCCATACTTTCTTCCATCGACCGTGATGCCGACGACGAGGACCCATGCGCCTGATCATCGCCGAGAAGCCGAGCCTGGCCCGGGCCATCGCCGACGCCCTGCCCGCCGCCGTTCGCCGCGAGGACGGCGCCCTGGTGGCCGGCGATACCACGGTCACCTGGTGCCTCGGCCACCTGCTGGAACAGGCCTCGCCCGAGGCCTACGATCCCGCCCTCAAGAGCTGGCGGCTCGATACCCTGCCGATCCTGCCCGAGCAGTGGAAGCTCGCCCCGCGGCCCAAGGCCAGGGGGCAGATCGCGGTGATCCGCCGGCTGCTCAAGCAGGCCGGCGAGGTCGTCCACGCCGGCGACCCCGACCGCGAGGGCCAGCTGCTGGTGCAGGAAGTGATCGAGCACCTGGGCTGGAAGGGGCCGGTGTCGCGGCTGCTGGTCAACGATCTCAACGCCCCGGCCGTGAAACGCGCGCTATCGCGGCTGGAGGACAACGCCCGCTACGCGCCGCTCTACCGCGCCGCCCAGGCCCGCTCCCGGGCCGACTGGCTGTACGGCATCAACCTGACCCGCGCCTGGACGCTGATCGGCCGACAGACGGGGCACGACGGCGTGCTCTCGGTGGGCCGGGTGCAGACGCCGGTGCTGGGCCTGGTGGTACGCCGCGACGCCGAGATCCGCGACTTCACGCCCAAGCCCTTCTACGTGCTGTGGGCCGATCTGGCGGTTACCCGCGGCAGTCTGAGGGCCTGGTGGGCGCCCGGCGAGGGACATCCGCTGGACGATCAGGGGCGGCTGCTAGAACGCGCCCCGGCGGCCGCGCTCGCCGAGCGCCTGCCGGGCGCCGAGGGCCGGCTGACCAAGCTCGAGCGCCGCGACAAGCGCCAGGCCGCGCCCCTGCCCTACTCGCTGTCGGCGCTGCAGGTCGACGCCGCCCGCCGCCACGGGCTCTCGGCCAAGGCGGTACTGGACATCTGTCAGCGCCTCTACGAACGCCACCAGCTGATCACCTATCCGCGCTCGGACTGCCGCTATCTGCCCGAGGAGCACTTCGCCGGGGCCCGCCGCACCCTCGAGGGCGCCTGCGCCGGCGACGACACCCTGCGCGGCTGGCTCCCCGGCGCCGACTTTGCGAAGCGCTCCAAGGCCTGGAACGACAAGCAGGTCGGCGCCCACCATGCCCTCGCACCCACCGGCAAGACCGCCGATCCGGCGAAGCTCTCGCGCCAGGAGGCCGACGTCTTCCGGCTGATCGCGCGCAACGTGCTGGCCCAGTTCTACCCTGCGCTCTCGACCCGCGAGGTGAAGGCCGAGTTCACCATCATCGGTGAGCTGTTCCGCGCCCGTGGCCAGGAGATTCTCGATCCCGGCTGGAAACCGCTGTTCACCACCCGCGACGAGGCCCCGCCGCTGCCGCCGCTCGCCGAGGGCGAGGCGTGCCGCGTCGAGGGCGCCGGCGTGGAGGACCGCGAGACCCGCCCGCCGGAGCCCTTCACCGACGCCAGCCTGATCAAGGCGATGATGAACATCGCCCGCTACGTGGACGACCCGGCGGTGCGCCGCACGCTCAGGGACGCCGACGGCCTGGGCACCGAGGCCACCCGCGCCGGCATCCTCGAGACCCTGGAGACCCGCGGCTATCTGGTACGCGAAGGCAAGGCCCTGCGCGCCACCCGCCTGGGCGATGCCCTGATCGCCTCGCTGCCCGAGGCCGTGAGCCGCCCGGAACGCACCGCCCTGTGGGAACAGCGGCTCTCCGCCATCGCCGAGGACGGCGACGCCCCGGCGCCCTTCCTCGACGCCCTCGTCACCGATCTGCGCGAGCTGCTCGGCCGCGCCGACGCCGGCCGCCTGCGGCAGTCTCTGGCCAATGCGCGAGGCGCCGAACCGGCGGCTCGCTCGGGCAAGTCGGGTGGCAAGACACGACGCGGCAGCGGAAGCCGAAGCGCCAGCAAGAGCGGTAGCAAGGGCACCGGCCGAGGCGGCGCCGGCAAGGCCGCAAAAGGCGCCAAGGCCGGCACCGCCCGACGCAGGCGGAGCACGT
It includes:
- a CDS encoding ABC1 kinase family protein, translated to MRERGRTRRLLGLGTRTGGALLRTRLSGQADWRALGEALFEGLSELKGPAMKLAQVMSQWDDLLPPELADELARLQRQATPMPWESIQGTLEAQYGDLEAVFAEVETAPFASASMGQVHRAVTRDGETVVLKVQYPGLAEVLEGDLAQLRRLMRLGRWFKVPQARLDALFEELAAGLRDELDYRAEAEHLAGYRARYAHLDSLVIPEPLTDLCGPHVLAMRHVAGTPLRELEDADDAVRQRVATTLADWLTEELFTFGELHADPHAGNFAADDEGRLVIYDFGAVIPVPRERLSAMMRLLEATLAADPMAMDAAMLELGGRQGEGAPLALYREAAEAVGPLFAPGIQDFGDVRVHRRLRELSPRVWAAMDRLQPPADTLLLSRTLNGHYWNLVRLGARLDMDARVRPLFAQVSR
- a CDS encoding DNA topoisomerase III — its product is MRLIIAEKPSLARAIADALPAAVRREDGALVAGDTTVTWCLGHLLEQASPEAYDPALKSWRLDTLPILPEQWKLAPRPKARGQIAVIRRLLKQAGEVVHAGDPDREGQLLVQEVIEHLGWKGPVSRLLVNDLNAPAVKRALSRLEDNARYAPLYRAAQARSRADWLYGINLTRAWTLIGRQTGHDGVLSVGRVQTPVLGLVVRRDAEIRDFTPKPFYVLWADLAVTRGSLRAWWAPGEGHPLDDQGRLLERAPAAALAERLPGAEGRLTKLERRDKRQAAPLPYSLSALQVDAARRHGLSAKAVLDICQRLYERHQLITYPRSDCRYLPEEHFAGARRTLEGACAGDDTLRGWLPGADFAKRSKAWNDKQVGAHHALAPTGKTADPAKLSRQEADVFRLIARNVLAQFYPALSTREVKAEFTIIGELFRARGQEILDPGWKPLFTTRDEAPPLPPLAEGEACRVEGAGVEDRETRPPEPFTDASLIKAMMNIARYVDDPAVRRTLRDADGLGTEATRAGILETLETRGYLVREGKALRATRLGDALIASLPEAVSRPERTALWEQRLSAIAEDGDAPAPFLDALVTDLRELLGRADAGRLRQSLANARGAEPAARSGKSGGKTRRGSGSRSASKSGSKGTGRGGAGKAAKGAKAGTARRRRSTSS